The nucleotide sequence ttctgagaaacaaattgtATGAGATGCTGGGACACAACTTCCTACTAGTAATGGTCCCCTCAACCAAGCTTGGATGTAAGCAAAGCCTACATCTTTGGTCAGAGATGCTGGTCCAAAGGACCACTGGGTCCCTTCCCCTATGTCCAgacaggatgggggaggggtgagggcttTTCTGTTAACTAGCCCTGGTATCATGGCTAGGCTCAGACCAAGAGTTTGAACTaagagctttttttctttccccttaaagatttattttaggagggaggggcagagagagagagagagagagagagagagagagagaatcttaagcagactcactgctgaagGAGGAGCCTACCTCTGAGTCTGATCTatcaactctgagatcatgacctgagccaaaatcaagagtctaacacttaactgactgggccacccacccaggcacccctgaactaaGAACTTTTGCAGAGAATGTGGGGTGGGGAGCAACAACCTCTGACATTCAGACAAACCTCCCTCTGTTGTGCCAAGGATGGGTAAAATCCCCCACTTAGGTGGAGGTTTGTGCTAATTTCTATTTGCACTCAGAGAATCCATGTTGGGATTGGAGACCTGAGAGATGAAGTGCTCTAACTCTCTCATTTTACAGGAAGTCgaggacagaggagggagtgTGGGTCATTTGCTGCCAAATCAGACAGCAGATGCCAGAGGCGGAGCTGGGAGAGAAAAATGGGCAACATACTGAGCTACTTAAAGCTTGGTAAAGACTTTCTGAGGAAGAGTGCAACTCTTCCAAAGCACTAATCCTAGGAGTCCCACCTGCGAGCTCTCCTAGATCTCAACCGAGGCATCAAGCTGGACCCAGGCAGTGCTGCTCTGAGGCTGATGGGCGTTTCCATGGCTGCAACTGCCTCCTCCGCTGCATCCTCTTATGGCTGGTCCAGTGATGCTCTCTGCTCTCCTTACAGGGTTCCATTCCTCCTTAGACGAGATGTCTCACCAGAAAAAGCAGcccacccccatgcccccagTGGGTTGCGGGAAGAACtcgggtggcggcggcggcggcggctctgGCGGCGGCTCCGGCGGCTGTGGCTTCCATAGCGGCGGCGGCAGCTCGGGCTGCGGCGGCGGCTCCGGCGGCTGTGGCTTTCatagcggcggcggcggctcgggAGTGAGCGTCAAGTATTCCGGGGGCGGCAGCAGCTCTGGCTGCGGAGGCTACTCTGGTGGCGGCGAAGGCTCCGGCTGCGGCGGCGGCTCCGGAGGCTGCGGAGGAGATTCCGGTGGGAGTGTCAAGTACTCTGGGGGTGGTGGCAGCTCCGGAGGCGGCGGCCGCAGCGGCTCCGGCTGCGGGGGTGGCTATtccgggggcggcggcggctccgACTGCGGCGGCGGCTCCTCCTGCGGCAGCAGTAGCTGCTACtccggtggcggcggcggcggcggcggcgactcCGGTCAGCAGGTCCAGTGCCAGAGCTACGGAGGCGTCTCTAGCGGGGGCTGCGGGGGTGGTGGCTCCTCCGGGGGCGGCGGCAGCTCCGGCTGCGGTGGCGGCTCCTCTAGTGGAAGCTCCGGCTGCGGCGGGGGCTCCTCCGGCGGCGGCTCCGGCTACTTCTCTCAGCAGACCACCCCGACCTCGTGCGTGCCCCAGCAGAGCTACGGAGGGGGATCCTCCGGAGGCAGTTGCGTCGGCGGCTCctccgggggcggcgggggctaTTTCTCCagctgcggcggcggcggaggcggcggcggcggcggcggctgctcgTCCGGTGGCAGCGGGGGCTGCTTCTCCAGCGGTGGTGGGGGTGGCGGCGGCTCCGGCTGCGGCGGCGGCTCCTCCGGGGGTGGCGGGGGCTGCTTCTCCAGCGGTGGGGGTGGCGGTTCCCCTGGGGGTGGCAAGGGCGTCCCGATCTGCCACCAGACCCAGCAGAAGCAGGCGCCTACCTGGCCAAGCAAATAAGGTCCGTTAAAGGCCGCGGAGAAGAAGAGATGGAGGTGTTCTCCGTGGGCGCCAATGGGCTTAGCTCTCTCATGGTATTGCCCTGAGGTTCCCAAATCCTTCAGGTGTTAACACCCGAGCCACTGAGCTCTGGGGCTGCCTCTTGTTCTGTAGTTTTTCATCTTTGGTTTCTATACAATTACCTCCCAACCCCGGTACATCCTCAGTCAATAAATGTGCAATTCATGAGAATTTCTGGGTTTCCAGGCACCTTTGTAGTTTCCAAGTTCATTCATTCTATTTCATTCATCAACAAATGTATTTATTGGGAGAAGGGTGGGTGGATAGGTGAAAGTCATAGAGGAATGGCTAGCAACCAATAAAGATGTGAACTCTCTGGTTTATGGCTTAAAATGGTGAGGTGAGGCCCAAACACAAAGATCCTGGGAAGAGATTTCCATTAACAGCTCCTGGTGGGTTGGGTAGCCACTGTGGGTCTTCTCGTTGAGCTCAGTGCTTTTTAAAGACAGGTCTGCCCTGGGAAGATGCTATCTCTCATAGTCCATGGCTACTCTTCAAGATCTGAAAGCAGGCTGGCTGCACCTAAGGAGGACTAGCTTATGCTACCCAGACTCACAGGAGAAAGAATAATTGTATCAGAGATTTGTGACCCTCTACAGGGTGTAAGACTGTTCAGGAGGCACCTGTAAGCAAAGAAGGATGTAGAGGAGCTGTTTCCTGCTCTCTTAAAGGAGCTTCACCCAATTTAGGAATATACAGCATAAGTGTATACAGTAAAGGCCAGTACCAGAGAGGTCATGGGGAAATACAGGAAGCATACCAATTAACAAGGAAGAAACTACAGTTGCTCTTTAATTGCATAGCTTTCAAAAGAGATGTAGAACATTAGCCTGGTCAGGAACTCTCCAGGCCCTGTGTCATATACTAATTCTACTACTTTTAGGTAAATGTTAACTTATTGATTTACTCAGAGCAAAACATTTGCTACATAAAAAACCAAAGTACTCTCCCTACACAGTCATTGCTGgagacaaaaagacaaattatcCCTCCTTGACTCTTCCAATTACAGAATCAAAACAGGTAGCAGCTTTCAAGACCCACTAGGCCAACCACTGCATTAAAGTAGGATTTTTAGTTCTTTGTCAAATGGAGTAGATTCATTTCTCCTTATTGCTCCTGCTAAGTATTACTAAAGTATCTGggcataatatatattttacattttttttaaaaaagtcaaaaaagtggagagaagaaggcagagtagCTACAGTCCTCAGAACTTAAGGACTGACACTGTGGTAAgttccttgggttttctttttgcctcctaTTTATCTCAGATTGGGCACTGGAAAGTCTGCAACTGAGAAATGCCAACAGGTGCAGGCAAAAAAATAGCTCCCCCCAAACCTGCTTTCTTTATCCAAAGGacgaagaaaaagataaagagatgaCCTAGCAaggcagaaatattttttgacaaTCCACCCTACTTTAGCGAACCATCCTGGAATAAGAAAATTGGCAAATTGGACTTCTACCTGGACCTAGTGGTGAGGAGATAacaccccctacacacacacttatttcaCTGGTGCAGTATTAGCAGAGACCTGCTATAATAGCAGATTTgaataagatccagagtctcataacaCATGCTCCAAGTGTCTAgcacacaataaaaaattactcatcataccaagaaccaggaaaatctcaacttgaatgaaaaaagacacaATACTAACACTGAAATGATACAGATTTAGGGATTTtctgacagagaatttaaagacactataaaaatgcttcaacaagaaattacaaatgcacttgaaaaaatagaaagtcttggcaaagaaatagaagatataaagaagaattcAGTGGAAATTTTTGaactaataatttaataaacagttatagaattaaattttagaattgaaaaatataaaattcactgGATAGGTTCAATAGCAGAATGGAAATGACGGAataaagaatcagtgaactcaaaaataggtcaatagaaattatccaatctcAGTGACAGAGAAAATaggctgaaaaatgaaaaaaaaaaaaagagaaagagagcttcAAGATCCTGTAGGACTACCAAAGAGCTATCATTCATGTGATCAgagtcccaaaagaagaagagagtgTGGGactaaaaattagaagaaataatagatCAAAATTACCTAAATTTGGTGAAAGGCataaatctacagatttaagAAGATAAGTCAACCTCAAacaagataaacccaaagaaaaccacaccaatTCATCACTtcacaaaaatgaatttaaaatgaattaaagactaaAATTTAAGACccgaaactgtaaaactcctaagAAAACTCCTCCTAGGGATAAagttctttgacattggtctCAGCAGCAATTTTCTGGATGTGACaacaaagcacaagcaacaagaacaaaaataaataaatgggaccacatcaaactaaagagcttctcacagcaaaagaaacaattaacaaaatgaaaaggtagccTACAGTATgggaaaaataattgcaaatcatataactgataaggggtatatctaaaatttattttttttctctttctctttctttttttatgttgttaGCCACCtatatctaaaatttataaaaaggacttacaactcaacagcaaaaacatAACAACTTAATTTAAACATTGACAGAGGAGCTAGAATATACAGTTGTCCAGAcacacagatggctaacaggtacatgaaaaggtactaatcatcactaatcattagggaaaaggaaatcaagccacaatgagatatcacctcacgccagtcaggaTAGCTATAATCAagaagataagagataacaatattggcaaaaatgtagaggaagaaaaaaaaccctagtgcactcttggtgggaacacaaattggtacagccactatggaaaacagtatggcctttcctcaaaaaattaaaaataggactaccatatggatccagcaatctcacctttgggtatgtatccaaaggaattgaaatcaggatcttgcaGAGATGTCTGCAcattcatgttcattgcagcattactccCAAttcctaagtgtccatcaatagatgaatggataaagaagaccatatgaatattattcagccatgagaaagaaggaattccttccatttgtgacaacttggatggaccttgagggcattatgataagtgaaataagtcagacagagaaaaacaaatgctgtaTAATGTTACTTGtatctggaatctaaaaaagacaaactcagaaacagagagtagCTAATGGTTACCAGGAGTTGGGGGGTGGAAAAATGAGGAGATACTAGTCAAAGGGcacaacttccagttataagattaaTAAGTTTGGCAATATAATGTAAAACAggtgattatagctaataatactgtatcatatacttgaatgttgctaagagaatagatgtTAAATCttttcattacaaaaaaagaataggtaACTACAAGATGGAAGTGGTAGCTAATATTATGGTGGCAATCATTTTGCAACttttaaatgtatcaaatca is from Zalophus californianus isolate mZalCal1 chromosome 4, mZalCal1.pri.v2, whole genome shotgun sequence and encodes:
- the LORICRIN gene encoding loricrin; this encodes MAGPVMLSALLTGFHSSLDEMSHQKKQPTPMPPVGCGKNSGGGGGGGSGGGSGGCGFHSGGGSSGCGGGSGGCGFHSGGGGSGVSVKYSGGGSSSGCGGYSGGGEGSGCGGGSGGCGGDSGGSVKYSGGGGSSGGGGRSGSGCGGGYSGGGGGSDCGGGSSCGSSSCYSGGGGGGGGDSGQQVQCQSYGGVSSGGCGGGGSSGGGGSSGCGGGSSSGSSGCGGGSSGGGSGYFSQQTTPTSCVPQQSYGGGSSGGSCVGGSSGGGGGYFSSCGGGGGGGGGGGCSSGGSGGCFSSGGGGGGGSGCGGGSSGGGGGCFSSGGGGGSPGGGKGVPICHQTQQKQAPTWPSK